In the Juglans microcarpa x Juglans regia isolate MS1-56 chromosome 6D, Jm3101_v1.0, whole genome shotgun sequence genome, one interval contains:
- the LOC121235457 gene encoding ubiquitin-conjugating enzyme E2 4-like, whose translation MSSPSKRREMDLMKLMMSDYKVEMINDSMQEFYVDFHGPKDSAYQGGVWRIRVDLPDAYPYKSPSVGFVNKMYHPNVDEMSGSVCLDVINQTWSPMFDLVNIFEVFIPQLLLYPNPSDPLNGEAAALMMRDRTAYEQRVKEYCEKYAKPEDVGAAQEDTSSDEELSEDDYASSDEAIAGEADL comes from the exons atgtctTCCCCAAGCAAGCGTCGAGAGATGGATTTGATGAAACT GATGATGAGTGATTACAAGGTGGAGATGATCAATGATAGCATGCAAGAGTTCTATGTGGATTTCCATGGACCTAAAGACA GTGCTTATCAGGGTGGTGTGTGGAGGATAAGGGTGGATCTGCCGGATGCATATCCTTATAAGTCTCCATCGGTTGGCTTTGTTAACAAAATGTACCACCCAAATGTTGATGAGAT GTCTGGCTCAGTTTGTTTAGATGTTATAAACCAGACCTGGAGCCCCATGTTTG ATCTGGTTAATATCTTTGAAGTGTTTATTCCACAACTTCTTTTGTATCCCAATCCATCAGATCCATTGAATGGAGAAGCTGCTGCTCTAATGATGCGCGATCGCACTGCTTATGAACAAAGAGTGAAAG AGTACTGTGAAAAGTATGCCAAGCCGGAAGATGTAGGAGCCGCCCAGGAGGATACATCTAGCGATGAGGAGCTGAGCGAAGATGATTATGCCTCCAGTGATGAGGCAATCGCTGGCGAAGCCGATCTTTAG